A part of Winslowiella toletana genomic DNA contains:
- the rpsG gene encoding 30S ribosomal protein S7 has translation MPRRRVIGQRKILPDPKFGSELLAKFVNILMVDGKKSTAEAIVYTALETLAQRSGKNELEAFEVALDNVRPTVEVKSRRVGGSTYQVPVEVRPVRRNALAMRWIVEAARKRGDKSMALRLANELSDAAENKGTAVKKREDVHRMAEANKAFAHYRW, from the coding sequence ATGCCACGTCGTCGCGTTATTGGTCAGCGTAAAATTCTGCCGGATCCTAAGTTCGGATCAGAACTGCTGGCTAAATTTGTAAATATCCTGATGGTAGATGGTAAAAAATCTACTGCTGAAGCAATCGTCTATACCGCGCTGGAGACCCTGGCTCAGCGTTCTGGTAAAAACGAACTGGAAGCTTTCGAAGTCGCTCTCGACAACGTACGCCCGACTGTAGAAGTTAAGTCGCGCCGCGTTGGTGGTTCTACTTATCAGGTACCAGTTGAAGTCCGTCCGGTTCGTCGTAATGCTCTGGCAATGCGTTGGATCGTTGAAGCTGCTCGTAAACGCGGTGATAAATCTATGGCTTTGCGCCTGGCGAACGAACTTTCTGACGCTGCAGAGAACAAAGGTACTGCAGTTAAGAAACGTGAAGACGTTCACCGTATGGCTGAAGCCAACAAGGCGTTCGCGCACTACCGCTGGTAA